In one Bacteroidota bacterium genomic region, the following are encoded:
- a CDS encoding queuosine precursor transporter, with protein sequence MDFRNRKDLVFIILAGFFVTNAIVAELIGGKLVQFFGIFTQSIGIILWPVVFILTDLINEYYGRSGVRKLTFITIGLIIYTYILITVAINLKAVDFSPVNDSVFLTVFGQSQWIIVGSIVAFLSSQLVDVYIFWKLRNVTGKRLIWLRATGSTLVSQLIDTFVVQFIAFVLPGKWAFGEFIINASYGYVFKLLVAVALIPLIYLGHFAIERFLGTAESEKATEEAVKE encoded by the coding sequence ATGGACTTTAGAAACCGGAAAGACCTCGTATTTATTATACTCGCCGGTTTTTTTGTTACCAATGCTATTGTTGCCGAATTAATCGGTGGAAAGCTGGTTCAGTTCTTCGGCATCTTTACACAAAGTATCGGCATTATTTTATGGCCGGTTGTTTTCATCCTTACCGATTTAATCAATGAATATTATGGAAGAAGTGGTGTTCGAAAACTCACTTTCATAACCATTGGGTTAATAATATATACTTACATTCTGATTACTGTAGCCATTAACTTAAAAGCTGTTGATTTTTCACCGGTTAACGACTCCGTATTTCTAACGGTGTTCGGACAAAGTCAGTGGATAATTGTTGGGAGCATTGTAGCCTTTTTAAGTTCGCAATTAGTAGATGTATATATATTCTGGAAATTGCGTAATGTTACAGGCAAACGTTTAATCTGGTTACGCGCAACAGGCAGTACATTAGTGAGTCAGTTAATCGACACTTTCGTTGTTCAGTTCATTGCTTTTGTTTTACCCGGTAAATGGGCTTTCGGAGAATTTATAATTAACGCAAGCTATGGCTATGTGTTTAAATTATTGGTAGCGGTTGCGCTGATACCGTTAATTTATTTAGGGCATTTTGCAATTGAAAGATTTTTAGGAACCGCCGAATCGGAGAAAGCAACCGAAGAGGCCGTGAAAGAATAA
- a CDS encoding anhydro-N-acetylmuramic acid kinase, translating to MSGTSLDGLDVAICEFSKNQSGYNYKILDATTVAYDRPQKNKLQAAPYLNVENYFLLHHQFGKFIGKQVAKLSQNAQIKPSSIASHGHTIFHQPAKGFTTQLGCGATIAAVSNLTTVCDFRSLDVALNGQGAPLVPIGDKLLFGDYQSCLNIGGIANISFEREGKRIAFDIGVANMALNFFAQKEGKEYDKDGEMAASGSIHEALFNELNQLEFYSRHSAKSLGREWFEIDFLRVVEKYVIPVNDLMCTIAEHCAFQIAEVLNANKLKNVFVTGGGAKNTFLIKSLKKFYKGEVIIPDEKVIDFKEALIFAFLGYLRLTNQINTLCSVTGAKKDSVGGAVYFVNS from the coding sequence ATGAGCGGAACCTCATTAGATGGACTTGATGTTGCAATTTGTGAGTTCAGCAAAAATCAATCGGGATATAATTATAAGATATTGGATGCTACAACGGTAGCTTATGATCGTCCACAAAAAAACAAATTGCAAGCCGCGCCATACCTAAATGTTGAGAATTACTTTTTACTTCATCATCAATTTGGAAAGTTTATAGGAAAACAAGTAGCTAAGCTGTCTCAAAACGCACAAATAAAACCAAGTTCAATTGCCAGTCATGGACATACGATTTTTCATCAACCCGCTAAAGGATTTACCACACAACTGGGCTGTGGCGCTACCATTGCTGCAGTTTCCAACCTAACTACGGTGTGTGATTTTAGAAGTTTGGATGTTGCTTTAAACGGACAAGGTGCGCCATTGGTACCCATTGGCGATAAATTATTGTTTGGCGATTATCAAAGTTGTTTAAACATTGGCGGTATTGCTAATATTTCATTCGAAAGAGAAGGAAAACGAATTGCTTTTGATATTGGTGTAGCCAATATGGCACTTAATTTTTTTGCGCAAAAAGAAGGAAAAGAATATGACAAAGATGGTGAAATGGCGGCCTCCGGCAGCATTCACGAAGCACTGTTTAATGAATTAAATCAATTAGAATTTTACTCGCGTCATTCGGCCAAATCTCTAGGAAGAGAATGGTTTGAGATTGATTTTCTTAGAGTGGTAGAAAAGTACGTGATTCCGGTTAATGATTTGATGTGTACTATTGCTGAACATTGCGCTTTTCAAATCGCGGAAGTACTTAATGCTAATAAATTAAAAAACGTATTTGTGACAGGAGGAGGCGCTAAAAATACGTTTTTGATTAAATCTCTAAAGAAATTTTACAAAGGTGAGGTAATTATACCGGATGAAAAAGTAATTGACTTTAAAGAAGCTTTGATTTTCGCTTTTTTAGGCTATTTACGTTTAACCAACCAGATTAACACACTTTGTTCGGTAACCGGTGCAAAAAAAGATTCTGTTGGTGGCGCTGTTTATTTCGTTAATTCATAA
- a CDS encoding rhomboid family intramembrane serine protease, whose translation MNKYLFHPYSISRFNEHYRFLTHAFIHGDTLHLFLNVFSLWMFGYQVEERDFVDLFTDKFGEEQAFKFAKLAYIGLFTGGIYAASITEYYRNRNNSSYSSLGASGAIEAIIFSFIIINPFQTLYLFILPMPAWLLGILFLGVSYYLSKRKTGDPETDRVGHEAHFWGAIFGVVYTIALKPELFTIFFRTIFNH comes from the coding sequence ATGAACAAATATTTATTTCATCCCTACTCCATCAGTCGTTTTAATGAACATTATCGATTCTTAACACATGCCTTCATTCATGGCGATACTTTGCATTTATTCTTAAATGTATTCTCGTTATGGATGTTTGGTTACCAGGTAGAGGAAAGAGATTTTGTGGATTTATTTACCGACAAGTTTGGCGAGGAGCAAGCATTTAAGTTTGCGAAATTGGCCTATATAGGATTATTTACCGGAGGTATTTACGCGGCTTCAATAACCGAATATTATAGAAACAGAAATAATTCTTCTTACTCTTCGCTTGGAGCGAGCGGCGCCATAGAAGCCATTATATTTAGTTTCATCATAATAAATCCCTTTCAAACATTGTACTTATTTATTTTACCAATGCCGGCATGGTTATTGGGAATTTTATTTTTAGGCGTAAGTTATTATTTAAGTAAACGAAAAACCGGAGATCCTGAAACCGATAGAGTTGGTCATGAGGCCCATTTTTGGGGTGCAATTTTTGGCGTGGTGTATACCATTGCTTTAAAACCCGAGTTGTTCACGATTTTTTTTAGGACTATATTTAATCATTAG
- a CDS encoding OmpA family protein — translation MRQFICFLIVLSFCFSTVSAQTNRFLRKAARSTENGYLEKAKEYYLKILSTDKDNYKANVGLGITLSEFQDQYEEALPYLEKAYAHTPTDTLPDLLYALAKCYQHAGQFEKAIGFLEKLNGAVALDEEDKYFQLDLSKRKQDCAYAMANNSVTSQKEWYVINLGSSINSKMPEYVPVITPDNELLFTSRRKDHEKEKINDLDGKYFESMYISKIDNGKFETPRRYTIPDLFMSSKFRKHHESVISMSPDGKKLFVYRDNKIYEIEISEVKKAEPRKLSKNINFDSYQNHAYLSKDEKQLFFTSEAKGGYGGLDIYCSVKGSDGVWGTPENLGPNVNTPYDEDAPFLSNDGKTLFFASRGLPGYGNFDLYQSELGADGKWGPPQNLGMPINSQAHDIFMVQNKDGNIGYFSSARPGGKGDMDIYKINYLKDYNKRCETDENPLLSIKTETISSADNRYAFTATVPDYLKVLKYEWKVNNSDTKDTENYAEAVFSGGSDNNVKLRAFAYCDTCFEPIVLCNIVRVNVVATQSVDVLANNNGGNTGGILNELKNFKGKLSKEQLAALGFNVTPVRFNFNASDVREDAKTILDKNIEVLKANPDLKVEVYGYADTQGRPGYNKNLSDKRARNIKDYMVQNGVNKKQIIVVIGKGATNLVNDCVRGEECDKEHNEMNRRVEFTVIKK, via the coding sequence ATGCGTCAGTTTATATGTTTCCTTATTGTTCTATCATTTTGTTTTAGCACGGTGTCGGCGCAAACCAATCGTTTTTTACGTAAAGCGGCTCGCTCAACCGAAAACGGCTATTTAGAAAAAGCGAAGGAGTATTATTTAAAAATACTTTCTACAGATAAAGATAACTATAAAGCGAATGTAGGCTTAGGCATTACATTATCTGAGTTTCAGGATCAATACGAAGAAGCCTTACCTTATTTGGAAAAAGCTTATGCACACACACCAACAGATACTTTACCGGATTTATTATATGCTTTGGCAAAATGTTATCAGCATGCCGGTCAATTCGAAAAAGCAATTGGGTTTCTGGAAAAATTAAACGGAGCAGTCGCTCTCGATGAAGAGGATAAATACTTTCAATTAGACTTAAGCAAAAGAAAACAAGATTGTGCCTATGCCATGGCGAACAACTCTGTTACCTCTCAAAAGGAATGGTATGTGATAAATTTGGGCTCGAGTATTAATTCAAAAATGCCGGAATATGTTCCTGTAATCACACCCGATAATGAATTACTTTTTACTTCCCGTCGTAAAGATCATGAAAAAGAAAAAATAAACGATCTGGATGGAAAATATTTTGAAAGCATGTACATCAGTAAAATCGATAATGGAAAATTTGAAACGCCTCGTCGTTATACCATTCCCGATTTATTCATGAGCTCTAAATTCCGTAAGCACCACGAATCGGTAATTTCTATGTCACCTGATGGAAAAAAATTATTTGTTTACCGTGATAATAAAATTTATGAAATTGAAATTTCCGAAGTGAAAAAAGCGGAACCAAGAAAACTTTCTAAAAACATCAACTTCGACTCCTATCAAAATCATGCCTATTTGAGTAAGGACGAAAAACAATTGTTCTTTACCAGTGAAGCAAAAGGCGGATACGGCGGACTTGACATTTATTGCTCGGTTAAGGGAAGCGATGGCGTTTGGGGTACACCAGAGAATTTAGGTCCCAATGTAAATACTCCTTACGATGAAGACGCTCCATTTTTAAGTAACGATGGAAAAACCTTATTCTTCGCTTCCAGAGGATTACCGGGTTATGGTAATTTCGATTTATATCAATCTGAATTAGGTGCCGATGGTAAATGGGGTCCTCCACAAAATTTAGGCATGCCTATTAATTCGCAAGCGCATGATATTTTCATGGTGCAGAATAAAGATGGAAATATTGGCTACTTCTCCTCTGCTCGTCCGGGCGGAAAAGGTGATATGGACATCTACAAAATCAATTATTTAAAAGATTACAACAAACGTTGTGAAACGGATGAAAATCCTTTGTTAAGCATCAAAACAGAAACCATTTCCTCAGCTGATAACCGTTATGCCTTTACTGCAACAGTACCGGATTATTTAAAAGTTTTAAAATATGAGTGGAAGGTTAATAACAGCGACACGAAAGACACGGAAAATTATGCTGAAGCAGTTTTTTCAGGTGGAAGCGATAATAACGTAAAGCTACGCGCCTTCGCCTATTGCGATACTTGTTTTGAACCGATCGTATTGTGTAATATTGTGCGTGTTAATGTTGTGGCAACACAATCTGTTGATGTGTTAGCAAACAATAATGGTGGAAACACCGGTGGCATTCTTAACGAACTCAAAAACTTTAAAGGTAAATTAAGTAAAGAGCAATTAGCCGCTTTAGGATTTAATGTAACTCCTGTGCGCTTCAACTTCAACGCTTCTGACGTGCGTGAGGATGCAAAAACGATTCTCGATAAAAACATTGAAGTTTTAAAAGCCAACCCCGATTTGAAAGTGGAAGTATATGGTTACGCCGATACGCAAGGTCGTCCGGGATATAACAAAAATTTATCCGACAAGCGCGCGCGCAACATTAAAGATTACATGGTACAAAACGGCGTGAACAAAAAACAGATTATTGTTGTTATCGGTAAAGGAGCAACCAATTTGGTGAATGATTGTGTACGTGGTGAAGAATGTGATAAAGAGCACAATGAAATGAACCGTCGTGTTGAATTTACCGTAATTAAAAAATAA
- a CDS encoding MBL fold metallo-hydrolase — MKVTFLGTGTSQGIPLIGCDCRVCTSQDAKDKRLRTSVFIEHNDTNIVIDTGPDFRQQMLRENIRKVDAVLFTHEHKDHIAGLDEVRAFNFINQMIMPVYATERVQSAIKREFAYIFAEEKYPGIPQIELKSIVDQTFDVNGIKVVPIEVMHHKMSVKAFRIHNFTYITDANYISEAEKEKIKGSEVIVVNALRRNHHISHFTFEEAIELMEELKPKRAYFTHISHQLGTHKDVSLELPEYIQLAYDGLKIEL; from the coding sequence TTGAAAGTAACGTTTTTAGGCACCGGCACCTCTCAGGGAATCCCATTAATTGGTTGTGATTGCCGCGTGTGTACTTCTCAAGATGCCAAAGACAAACGTTTACGTACCTCTGTTTTTATAGAGCACAACGACACCAACATTGTGATTGATACGGGGCCGGACTTCAGACAACAAATGTTGAGAGAGAATATCAGAAAAGTAGATGCTGTACTTTTTACACACGAACACAAGGATCACATAGCAGGATTAGACGAAGTGCGCGCGTTTAATTTCATCAATCAAATGATAATGCCCGTTTATGCAACAGAGCGTGTGCAGAGTGCCATTAAGCGTGAATTTGCTTACATTTTTGCGGAAGAAAAATATCCGGGAATTCCGCAAATAGAATTAAAAAGTATCGTTGACCAAACATTTGATGTAAATGGCATTAAGGTTGTACCCATTGAAGTTATGCATCACAAGATGAGTGTGAAAGCTTTCAGGATACACAACTTCACATATATTACCGATGCAAATTATATTAGTGAAGCAGAAAAAGAAAAAATAAAAGGGTCTGAAGTTATTGTTGTGAATGCCTTAAGAAGAAATCATCATATTTCTCATTTTACTTTTGAAGAAGCCATTGAATTAATGGAAGAGTTAAAACCAAAACGCGCTTATTTTACACACATTTCTCATCAGCTTGGTACGCATAAAGACGTTAGCTTAGAATTACCTGAATACATTCAATTAGCCTATGATGGTTTGAAGATTGAGCTTTAA
- the crcB gene encoding fluoride efflux transporter CrcB, with protein sequence MAYLWVFIGGGLGSSLRYLLGNLLSKSSLSLPIATLTANLISCIIFALTLSFYNEKLQQTPTLKLFLLTGICGGLSTFSTFSFETYELLKQGQIMWASSNILISVLLCLVIFFTFIGK encoded by the coding sequence ATGGCTTATTTATGGGTATTTATAGGAGGAGGTTTAGGCAGCAGCTTACGATATTTGCTAGGAAATTTATTATCTAAATCAAGTTTAAGCTTACCAATTGCTACACTCACCGCCAACTTAATTAGTTGCATCATTTTCGCGCTAACATTAAGTTTTTATAACGAAAAACTTCAGCAAACACCCACTTTAAAATTGTTCCTTTTAACCGGAATTTGTGGCGGACTCAGTACATTTTCGACTTTTAGTTTTGAAACCTACGAATTGTTAAAACAAGGTCAAATCATGTGGGCTTCGTCAAATATTTTGATAAGTGTCTTGTTATGCCTTGTGATTTTTTTTACTTTTATAGGTAAATAA
- a CDS encoding acyl-CoA dehydrogenase produces the protein MHFELTEEHLMIQKAAREFAQNELKPGVIERDEQQKFPTEQVKKMAELGFLGMMVDPKYGGGGMDAISYVLAMEEISKVDASCSVIMSVNNSLVCWGLESFGTEEQKQKYLVPLAKGEKIGAFCLSEPEAGSDATSQKTTAIDMGDHYLLNGTKNWITNGNSASVYLVMAQTNVEAGHRGINCLIVEKGMPGFTVGPKENKMGIRASDTHSLMFDNVKVPKANRIGEEGFGFKFAMKTLGGGRIGIASQALGIASGAYELALAYSKERKAFGKEISKHQAIQFKLADMATRIEAARLMIFRAAWLKDRHLPMDKESAMAKVYASETAMWVTTEAVQIHGGYGYVKEYHVERLMRDAKITQIYEGTSEVQRIVISRALLA, from the coding sequence ATGCATTTTGAACTTACCGAAGAGCATTTAATGATCCAAAAAGCAGCTCGTGAATTTGCACAGAACGAATTAAAACCGGGTGTGATTGAGCGCGATGAACAACAAAAATTCCCTACTGAGCAAGTGAAAAAAATGGCTGAGTTAGGGTTTTTAGGTATGATGGTTGATCCGAAATACGGTGGAGGCGGTATGGATGCTATTTCTTACGTTTTAGCAATGGAAGAAATTTCTAAAGTGGATGCGTCTTGTAGCGTAATTATGAGTGTAAATAACTCTTTAGTGTGCTGGGGACTTGAAAGTTTTGGTACAGAAGAGCAAAAACAAAAATATTTGGTGCCTTTAGCAAAAGGTGAGAAAATCGGGGCATTCTGTTTATCAGAACCGGAAGCAGGCAGTGATGCTACTTCTCAAAAAACAACTGCGATTGATATGGGCGACCATTATTTATTAAATGGAACAAAAAACTGGATTACTAACGGAAACAGTGCTTCAGTTTATTTAGTGATGGCGCAAACCAATGTGGAAGCCGGGCATCGTGGAATTAACTGTTTAATTGTAGAAAAAGGCATGCCTGGATTTACTGTAGGCCCAAAAGAAAATAAAATGGGAATCCGTGCCAGCGATACACATTCCTTAATGTTCGACAACGTAAAAGTTCCGAAAGCGAATCGAATTGGTGAGGAAGGTTTTGGATTTAAGTTTGCGATGAAAACTTTGGGTGGCGGACGAATCGGAATTGCTTCACAAGCTTTAGGAATTGCAAGTGGTGCTTATGAATTAGCTTTGGCTTACTCAAAAGAACGAAAAGCATTTGGAAAAGAAATCAGCAAACATCAGGCTATTCAGTTTAAATTAGCGGATATGGCGACTCGTATTGAAGCTGCTCGCTTAATGATTTTCCGCGCTGCTTGGTTAAAAGATCGCCATTTACCAATGGATAAAGAAAGTGCGATGGCTAAAGTATATGCTTCTGAAACGGCAATGTGGGTAACTACTGAAGCGGTTCAGATTCATGGTGGTTACGGATATGTAAAGGAGTACCATGTAGAACGTTTAATGCGTGATGCAAAGATTACACAGATTTACGAAGGAACAAGCGAAGTTCAGCGCATTGTTATTTCCCGTGCGCTCTTAGCATAA